In the genome of Chloroflexota bacterium, one region contains:
- a CDS encoding VOC family protein: MAKIKHIAISSQNPDETAAFYKDVLGLEEVGKVTSANADGYYLSDGNVNMAILKFKNDVVTGDVDSDYSGIHHIGFQVDDAAAADIKMKGAGAFPMDDVNDALHGGMAPQQGHGGRNVETKYGGPDGVMIDISQGGWVGTEPE; the protein is encoded by the coding sequence ATGGCAAAAATCAAGCATATCGCAATTTCATCGCAGAACCCGGACGAGACGGCGGCGTTCTATAAGGATGTGCTGGGGCTGGAAGAAGTGGGCAAGGTTACCAGCGCGAATGCCGACGGTTATTACCTGAGCGACGGGAATGTCAATATGGCTATCCTCAAGTTCAAGAACGATGTGGTTACCGGCGATGTCGATAGCGATTACAGTGGCATTCATCACATCGGCTTTCAGGTAGATGACGCGGCGGCGGCGGACATCAAAATGAAGGGCGCCGGCGCGTTCCCGATGGACGATGTGAATGACGCGCTGCACGGTGGTATGGCGCCGCAGCAAGGACACGGCGGACGCAATGTCGAGACGAAGTACGGCGGACCGGACGGCGTGATGATCGACATCTCGCAGGGCGGATGGGTCGGCACCGAGCCGGAATAG
- a CDS encoding DegV family protein, with product MTIRIVTDSTSDLPSDVADEFGIAVIPQKVIFGDEELRENIDINGDEFYRRVSNSPNLPTTSQASAGEFKDLYESVADGADGIVSIHVSAALSGTVDSARSGAEQADIGCGVEVVDSKMAGMGTGLIAIAAARAAQAGGDMQVVIDAAQNAIGRCETYVLLDTLEYLQKGGRIGKAQAMVATLLSIKPLIILREGIVDELGKERTHKKGVARLRRTTEEFGPLEDLCVNYTTTPDEASNFAAELQHLLPDGKQPFTAQIGPAVGTYTGPKALGISLLRRQ from the coding sequence ATGACGATTCGAATTGTTACGGACAGCACGTCCGATTTGCCGAGTGATGTTGCGGATGAGTTTGGCATCGCCGTTATCCCGCAGAAGGTCATCTTCGGCGACGAGGAACTGCGCGAGAACATTGACATCAACGGCGACGAATTCTACCGTCGTGTGTCGAACAGCCCCAACTTGCCCACGACTTCGCAAGCGTCCGCCGGCGAGTTCAAGGACTTGTACGAGTCGGTCGCTGACGGTGCGGATGGCATCGTCTCTATCCATGTGTCCGCGGCGCTAAGCGGCACTGTCGATTCGGCGCGCTCCGGCGCAGAACAGGCAGACATCGGCTGCGGCGTGGAAGTGGTCGATTCCAAGATGGCCGGTATGGGCACGGGCTTGATCGCAATAGCGGCGGCGCGGGCGGCACAGGCGGGCGGCGACATGCAGGTGGTCATCGACGCGGCACAGAACGCGATCGGCCGCTGCGAAACCTACGTTCTGCTGGACACGCTCGAATATCTGCAAAAGGGTGGCAGAATAGGCAAGGCGCAGGCGATGGTCGCCACGCTGCTAAGCATCAAACCTTTGATTATCCTGCGCGAAGGCATCGTTGATGAGTTGGGCAAAGAGCGAACTCACAAGAAGGGCGTGGCAAGACTGCGCCGCACTACCGAAGAATTCGGTCCACTTGAAGACCTGTGTGTCAATTACACCACAACGCCCGACGAAGCGTCCAATTTCGCCGCCGAACTGCAGCACTTGCTCCCCGACGGCAAGCAGCCCTTCACCGCCCAAATAGGGCCTGCCGTAGGCACTTACACCGGCCCCAAAGCGCTAGGCATATCACTTCTGCGTCGGCAGTAG
- a CDS encoding RDD family protein: protein MPCLLALAVHAALTLCLVFIGTLLPIYGRLKRLSIPPVHSAHSYQSHATRRLSFIVKYTHETIDFRREPLRCPNCQRESAGNAVFCNHCGTQLQKICVNCDSFNPLDSNFCSRCGSSLSPGLQESETPAYQEAQASSPASSTACPRCHKVNEPGSAYCYSCGLPLDDIDDASQPSIMQQPRYRPYAQSDTQQPYEDYAARPAGFWIRLVAALIDGAILISFTLILVGVIPGVSLSEYLGNISLDLEPEETTPLWFDVVDITLNAMYSAVLVWLWSATIGKMIFRLHVVRTDGSKVGFGRALARWGCYFLSIITLGIGFLIIAFRRDKRGLHDLICDTMVVKR from the coding sequence TTGCCATGTCTCCTCGCTCTCGCGGTCCATGCCGCACTAACTTTGTGTTTAGTTTTCATCGGAACATTGCTGCCAATATATGGACGACTGAAACGATTGTCAATCCCGCCTGTCCACTCTGCCCATTCCTATCAGTCTCACGCTACCCGCAGACTTTCGTTCATAGTAAAATACACCCACGAAACGATCGATTTCAGGAGAGAGCCATTGCGGTGTCCAAATTGCCAGCGTGAATCCGCAGGGAACGCAGTCTTCTGCAATCACTGTGGAACGCAGCTGCAAAAAATCTGCGTCAACTGCGATAGCTTCAATCCACTTGACAGTAACTTTTGCAGCCGCTGCGGTTCGAGCTTGTCTCCCGGTTTGCAGGAGTCAGAGACGCCAGCCTACCAGGAGGCACAGGCAAGTTCGCCTGCCTCTTCTACGGCATGTCCGCGCTGCCACAAAGTCAACGAACCCGGCTCCGCATACTGCTACTCCTGCGGGCTTCCGTTAGACGACATTGATGACGCTTCTCAGCCGTCAATAATGCAGCAGCCGCGATACCGCCCATATGCTCAGTCGGATACGCAACAGCCATACGAGGATTATGCCGCACGGCCTGCCGGCTTTTGGATTCGACTTGTGGCTGCATTGATCGATGGCGCTATTCTCATATCGTTCACTTTGATTCTGGTAGGAGTGATCCCGGGAGTTTCCCTCTCTGAGTATCTTGGCAACATTTCGCTGGACTTGGAACCTGAAGAAACCACTCCGCTCTGGTTCGATGTAGTAGATATTACTTTGAATGCGATGTATTCAGCAGTTCTTGTCTGGTTATGGTCTGCAACCATAGGTAAGATGATATTTAGACTTCATGTAGTACGTACAGATGGCTCCAAAGTCGGCTTCGGCAGGGCCCTTGCGAGATGGGGATGCTACTTCCTCTCAATCATCACGCTCGGCATAGGATTCCTGATAATTGCCTTCCGCAGGGACAAACGCGGCTTGCACGACCTGATTTGCGACACAATGGTAGTCAAGCGGTAA
- the recG gene encoding ATP-dependent DNA helicase RecG has translation MDRTRDDTANGNSANGNEKLRTLANILRLERRRGYRNDAVIGGLDAFLRRWQGEIGVHLDLPASYADMPAAQRNRWADAMLTKIGAGPSQAGASAPKSSESSVRKQQEWSQPVHLADRSTSGTPVQNVQRKPPTPPEHSAKSNATPRKPATRREPPTKPLNLRLEDDVTKIRGVNARTKTRLESLGISTVEDLLYHFPHRHDDFTAVRKIAQVVPGETQTVIATVWEVTETGRGRSRNAQAVLGDDTGNIRVVWFNQAYLVRTLKPGMRIVISGVAKVYRGRVVFQSPDYDIFDEREGQTHAGRLVPIYSLTDGLYQRTIRRAVKQALDSALPKVHEYVPDETLRLYDLMGLREAIACLHYPDSLEQVETARRRIAFDELLMLQLVVAQRRLEWQSSGGAISLPSDDERLDAFLASLPYALTNAQQRCLNEILRDLTRKFPMSRLLQGDVGSGKTVVAAGALLVAALNGWQSALMAPTEILAEQHYLTVSKMLAGDSASEAGNTPSESYFTAVMPHDGSEVTICLLTGSLSNRAKDEMHRRIADGEVDIVIGTQALIQEAVDIPRLALVVVDEQHRFGVMQRMNLRNRGGTPHMLAMSATPIPRSVRLTMLGDLELSTIDEMPPGRQQIRTHWVEPGQRDSAYAVVRQEVKAGRQAFIICPLIEESEAIQARAATEEFERLSKLVFRELRLGLLHGRLSQDEREAVMHGFQRGEIDILVATSVIEVGIDIPNATVMLIDGADRFGLAQLHQFRGRVGRGEHLSHCLLLSDNPGASARERIRILERTMDGFEIAEEDLRIRGAGDYVGTRQSGMNDLKQVRLTDWDIMRMAQQEAQRLLDADPGLTLSKHAAIAARFERYRTSRPVEIS, from the coding sequence ATGGATAGAACAAGAGACGACACCGCGAACGGCAATAGCGCGAACGGCAACGAAAAGCTGCGAACTCTCGCGAACATTCTGCGCCTCGAACGGCGGCGAGGATACCGCAATGACGCAGTTATTGGCGGTTTGGACGCGTTCCTGCGGCGTTGGCAGGGCGAAATCGGCGTGCATTTGGACTTGCCGGCATCATACGCCGATATGCCCGCGGCACAGCGCAATCGTTGGGCAGACGCCATGCTAACGAAGATTGGCGCCGGTCCGTCCCAAGCCGGCGCGTCTGCACCGAAATCGTCCGAGTCATCCGTAAGGAAACAGCAGGAATGGAGCCAACCAGTTCACTTGGCAGACCGCTCCACCAGTGGAACTCCGGTGCAGAACGTGCAGCGAAAGCCACCTACGCCACCGGAGCATTCCGCCAAGTCCAACGCCACGCCGCGTAAGCCTGCCACCAGACGCGAGCCTCCTACCAAGCCCTTGAATCTGCGGCTTGAGGACGATGTTACGAAGATCCGCGGCGTGAACGCTCGCACCAAAACTCGGCTTGAGAGTCTTGGCATATCGACTGTAGAAGACTTGCTGTATCATTTTCCACACCGGCACGACGACTTCACGGCTGTGCGCAAGATCGCTCAGGTTGTGCCAGGCGAGACGCAGACGGTCATCGCGACTGTCTGGGAAGTTACGGAGACCGGTCGCGGGCGGTCGAGGAACGCGCAAGCAGTGTTGGGCGATGATACGGGTAACATCAGGGTAGTTTGGTTCAATCAGGCGTATTTGGTCAGGACGCTGAAGCCCGGCATGCGCATCGTCATCAGCGGCGTTGCGAAGGTGTATCGTGGGCGCGTCGTGTTCCAATCGCCGGACTATGACATATTCGACGAGCGCGAAGGGCAGACGCACGCCGGCAGGCTGGTACCGATATACTCGCTGACGGACGGTTTGTACCAGCGGACGATACGCCGCGCGGTCAAGCAGGCGCTGGACTCCGCGCTGCCCAAAGTGCATGAGTATGTGCCGGACGAGACGCTGCGCCTGTATGACCTCATGGGCTTGCGCGAGGCGATCGCATGCTTGCATTACCCTGATTCGCTAGAGCAAGTGGAAACTGCGCGCCGCCGTATTGCGTTCGACGAACTGCTGATGCTTCAACTCGTAGTAGCGCAGCGCAGGCTTGAGTGGCAGTCGTCCGGTGGAGCAATCTCTCTGCCGTCAGACGACGAACGGCTGGATGCGTTCTTGGCGTCGCTGCCGTATGCGTTGACGAACGCGCAGCAGCGCTGCCTGAACGAGATTCTGCGCGACTTGACGCGAAAATTCCCGATGAGCCGCCTGCTGCAAGGCGATGTTGGCAGCGGTAAGACCGTCGTCGCGGCCGGCGCACTGCTGGTTGCGGCGCTCAACGGCTGGCAGTCTGCGCTTATGGCGCCGACAGAGATTCTAGCCGAGCAGCACTACTTAACCGTCTCTAAAATGCTCGCCGGTGATTCCGCGTCCGAGGCGGGTAATACGCCATCCGAGTCGTACTTTACGGCTGTCATGCCGCACGACGGCAGTGAGGTTACCATCTGTCTGCTGACGGGCAGCCTGTCCAATCGCGCCAAAGACGAAATGCACAGGCGAATTGCGGACGGCGAGGTGGACATCGTCATTGGCACGCAGGCGCTGATACAGGAAGCGGTGGACATTCCACGCCTTGCGCTTGTCGTCGTGGACGAGCAGCACCGGTTCGGCGTGATGCAGCGGATGAACCTGCGTAACCGGGGCGGCACACCGCACATGCTCGCGATGTCCGCCACGCCAATACCGCGCTCCGTGCGACTGACGATGCTAGGCGATCTGGAATTGTCCACAATCGACGAAATGCCGCCCGGACGCCAGCAGATCCGCACGCACTGGGTAGAGCCAGGCCAGAGAGACAGCGCATACGCGGTCGTGCGGCAGGAAGTCAAGGCAGGCAGGCAGGCGTTCATCATCTGCCCGCTCATCGAAGAATCCGAGGCTATACAGGCACGCGCGGCTACCGAAGAGTTCGAGCGCCTGTCCAAGCTGGTATTCCGCGAATTGAGGCTAGGACTGCTGCACGGTAGGTTAAGCCAAGACGAGCGCGAAGCCGTGATGCATGGCTTTCAGCGCGGCGAGATAGACATTCTGGTGGCGACATCCGTCATCGAAGTGGGCATCGACATACCGAACGCGACGGTGATGCTCATCGACGGCGCGGACCGTTTCGGACTAGCGCAACTGCACCAGTTCAGGGGACGTGTTGGCAGGGGAGAGCACCTTAGCCATTGCCTATTGCTGTCGGACAATCCCGGCGCGTCCGCGCGCGAGCGCATCCGCATATTAGAGCGCACGATGGACGGTTTCGAGATTGCGGAGGAAGATCTGAGAATACGTGGCGCGGGCGACTATGTGGGCACCCGCCAAAGCGGCATGAACGATCTGAAGCAGGTTCGCCTGACCGACTGGGACATCATGCGCATGGCGCAGCAGGAAGCACAGCGCCTTTTGGATGCAGACCCGGGGCTGACGCTGTCCAAGCATGCGGCGATTGCGGCGCGGTTCGAGAGGTACAGGACGAGCCGTCCGGTGGAGATTAGCTAA
- a CDS encoding PrsW family intramembrane metalloprotease — translation MELLTYPLLAFAPAVFWFWFFTRKDTYRPDPKRLISLTFLLGMLSTIPAGILNLIFLDESVLDERANIASVARGMLLVVGPVEEISKFLAVCPVAYRSLYFEEPSDGLVYATAASLGFASLENLLYILEFGPAVMIGRAPLSTVAHVIFGCFWGYALGRRTIADSRGFIIIAGIGAAALVHGMFNLFLFAFPPISIALVVLGVWWTLRRFNWARLVSPFRYRRNYPRIACPACSRRISVISRYCQSCGTPVFAYHTEIYCGNCDAPNRPGADYCTRCGDRLLHRT, via the coding sequence GTGGAATTGCTGACTTATCCCCTGCTCGCCTTTGCGCCCGCCGTATTCTGGTTCTGGTTCTTCACGCGCAAGGACACCTACCGCCCAGATCCGAAAAGGCTCATATCCCTCACCTTCTTGCTCGGCATGCTGTCCACCATACCGGCGGGCATTCTCAATTTAATCTTCCTTGACGAGTCCGTCTTGGATGAGAGAGCGAACATCGCATCGGTAGCTAGGGGCATGCTATTAGTCGTGGGACCGGTCGAGGAGATAAGCAAGTTTCTGGCGGTATGTCCGGTGGCGTACCGCTCATTGTACTTTGAGGAGCCGAGCGACGGACTTGTGTATGCCACCGCCGCGAGTCTCGGCTTCGCCTCTCTGGAGAACTTGCTATACATCCTCGAATTCGGTCCCGCCGTGATGATTGGCAGAGCGCCGTTAAGCACTGTGGCGCATGTGATATTCGGCTGCTTCTGGGGCTACGCGCTGGGCAGGCGCACCATAGCCGACTCTCGCGGTTTCATCATTATCGCAGGCATAGGCGCAGCTGCTCTGGTCCACGGCATGTTCAACCTGTTCCTGTTCGCCTTCCCGCCCATATCGATAGCCTTAGTAGTCTTGGGCGTCTGGTGGACGCTGCGCCGCTTCAATTGGGCACGACTGGTGTCTCCGTTCAGATATAGGCGCAACTACCCGCGAATCGCCTGTCCAGCATGCAGCCGGCGCATAAGCGTCATTAGCCGCTATTGCCAGTCCTGCGGAACACCAGTCTTCGCATATCATACCGAGATTTACTGCGGCAACTGCGACGCGCCAAATCGCCCCGGAGCAGACTACTGTACACGCTGCGGCGACCGCCTGTTGCACCGGACATAA